The window TTACACACCTGCGACCGCGCTGGTCGCGGCACTGGGTGCGGCCCTGGACTATATCCGCGACTGCGGCGATGGAGACTTGGCTGCAGGCCGGGTGGCTCTCATCAACAACGCCGAAGTGGCTGCCGAGATGACTCGCGCAGCGGCTGCGGCGCTCGGTCTCGGCCAGTTCGCGGTTTCCTCGCCATCGGCTGCGGTGACAGCGCTGGTTCCGCCCGGCGGCATGGACTCAAGCGCCATCGTGAAGGCGTTCCGAGAACAATTTGGCGCAGTGATCGCAAACGGACAGGGAGAAATGAAAGGAAAATTGTTCCGCATTGCGCATCTCGGTTATTACGACTACATGGACACGATCGCGGTAATCGCTGCCTTGGAACAGATTCTGGCTTCCTTGCGAGGGGCGCAGGTGGAATTCGGCGCTGGAGTGCGGGCCGCGCAGCAAGTCTATGCGAGATCGGCGGCGCCTACTCTGACATCTGTGTCCGCCTGATGCAGGGTAGCGATTTCATTACCACGCCGCTGTGGGCGGCCCCCTGATTGCTTACCCCTAGGAGATAGCCTGTGCATGCTCACTGCTAATTGCTCGGTGCTGCCTTTCAGATTACCAATTACAATTTACCTGCTTACCATTTCTAATCTCGTTCATGAAGATTGTTGTCGCTGAGAAGATTTCTCCCGCTGCCATTGATGTGCTTCGGCAGGAACCGGGCTGGACCATCGTTACTGCTGATCAAATTCCCGCAGGCCAGCTGCCTTCGGCGCTCGCGGATGCCGATGCGCTTATCGTGCGCTCGGCGGTTAAAGTCACGGCTGATCTGCTCGAGCACGCCCCCAAGCTGCGCGTAATCGGGCGCGCTGGCATCGGTGTGGACAATATTGAGCTAGAAGCGGCCACGCGCAAAGGGATCGCGGTCATGAACACACCGGGCGCCAACGCTGTCGCGGTCGCCGAGCACACTCTTGGACTGATGCTCTCCCTCGCGCGCCATCTTTGCCGCGCCAGTGAACTCACCAAGTCCGGGAAATGGGAGAAGAAGTCGCTGGAGGGGCGGGAGCTTCGCGGCAAGACTCTCGGCATCATTGGACTGGGGCGAATTGGCATGGAAGTAGCCCGCCGCGCCCGCGCGTTCGAGATGACCGCCATCGCACACGATCCGTACATCTCGCCGGAGATAGCGCGTGAGAACAAAGTGGAGCTCAAGAACCTGGACGAGGTCTTCGCCCAATCCGACTACCTGACCCTCCACATGGCGCTTACTCCACAGACGGCGGGCTTCATCAATGCAACTTCGATTGCCAGGATGAAGAAGGGAGTGCGCATCATTAACTGTGCGCGCGGTGAACTGGTGGACGAAGCGGCGCTGGCAGAGGCGATCAAGAGCGGGCACGTGGCCGGTGCCGCCATCGATGTCTTTCTGGAAGAGCCCCCCAAAAACACTCCCCTCTTTCCTCTGGAGAATGTGGTGGCAACGCCGCACATCGCCGGCTCTACCCACGAAGCCCAGGAGGCGGTGGGAGTTCAGATCGCCAAGCAGGTGCGCGAATACCTGAGCCGGGGAGTGATTCAGAACGCAGTGAATGTGCCTTCGGTTTCTTACGAAGAATACGTGCAGATGCAGCCTTTCATCACACTGGGGCAACGGCTGGGAGCGTTTCTGGCGCAGGCCACCGGCGAAGAAGGCGGAGTTCGGGAGATCGCTCTGCGCTACACCGGGCGGGTGGCAAACTGGCAGACTCAGTTGCTGCGGAATGCCGTCACCATGGGAGTACTGAATTCCATGCTCGCCGAGGAAGCAAACCTGGTGAACGCCGAGGCTATCGCGGGATCGCGTGGCGTGAGGGTGCGGGAATCGGCTAAAGAGAAGACGACCGCGGGCGGCGGGGCCGGCGATGTCATCGAGGTCACATTGCGGACAGGAGTGGGCCAGCACACCGTTGCCGGAACGGTCCTGCACGGCCGTTCGCCGCGGATATTGAGCGTCGACGGCCTCGATATCGAGGCGCCCCTGGCCCATGATCTGATTTTCCTGCGAAACCGCGACGTGCCTGGGGTGATCGGACGCATCGGAACCATTCTTGGGGAACATCAGATCAATATCGCCAGCTTTTCGTTGGGCAGAGTGGAGGAGCCCGGCCCATCCGGCCCGTCCGGAGATGTGGAAGCGGTTTCGGTGATACAAGTCGACACGCCCGCTCCGGAAAAGGTTCTGGCTGAGCTGCGAAAAATTCCAGCCATCACCAAAGCCCGGGCAATACAGCTCGGTTGAGCGGGGATAGCACGGTTCGACCCGAAATCCCGGATCACCGAACTGTCATTTGGCAGCTGAACAGCGGCCACCCACCCTTGGACCTCAGACCCATGCTTGCTTGAGCTTCGGTTTCGCTAGATTCTGCGCGGCTTTCAAGCTGCTATCCTTCCCAAAACCGCTAAAATCGCGGGTTTTCCACAGGTTTTTTCATTGCAGCCCTTGAAAACCCGCATGGATTGCGGACAAAACGTGTATCTTGTCCCCTGCTGGTTATCAACCTGCACTCGAAAACTCAATCCTGAAGGAGGATTCATGGCAGCTGGCATGACCAAGACACAACTGGTGCGCCACCTGGCGGAGAAGGTGGGCGTTCACAACAAACAAGCGGCAGCGTTGCTGGAGTCGCTGGCGGAGACTGCCGTAAAGGAGACCAAGAAGGGCGGGGTGTTTATCATTCCTGGCCTCGGCCGTTTGGTGAAGTCCAACCGCAAGGCACGCATGGGCCGGAACCCGCAGACTGGCGAGCCGATCAAGATTCCTGCGAAGACCGTCGTGAAGTTCCGTGTCGCCAAGACCGCAAAGGAAGCCATCG of the Terriglobales bacterium genome contains:
- the serA gene encoding phosphoglycerate dehydrogenase encodes the protein MKIVVAEKISPAAIDVLRQEPGWTIVTADQIPAGQLPSALADADALIVRSAVKVTADLLEHAPKLRVIGRAGIGVDNIELEAATRKGIAVMNTPGANAVAVAEHTLGLMLSLARHLCRASELTKSGKWEKKSLEGRELRGKTLGIIGLGRIGMEVARRARAFEMTAIAHDPYISPEIARENKVELKNLDEVFAQSDYLTLHMALTPQTAGFINATSIARMKKGVRIINCARGELVDEAALAEAIKSGHVAGAAIDVFLEEPPKNTPLFPLENVVATPHIAGSTHEAQEAVGVQIAKQVREYLSRGVIQNAVNVPSVSYEEYVQMQPFITLGQRLGAFLAQATGEEGGVREIALRYTGRVANWQTQLLRNAVTMGVLNSMLAEEANLVNAEAIAGSRGVRVRESAKEKTTAGGGAGDVIEVTLRTGVGQHTVAGTVLHGRSPRILSVDGLDIEAPLAHDLIFLRNRDVPGVIGRIGTILGEHQINIASFSLGRVEEPGPSGPSGDVEAVSVIQVDTPAPEKVLAELRKIPAITKARAIQLG
- a CDS encoding HU family DNA-binding protein, which translates into the protein MAAGMTKTQLVRHLAEKVGVHNKQAAALLESLAETAVKETKKGGVFIIPGLGRLVKSNRKARMGRNPQTGEPIKIPAKTVVKFRVAKTAKEAIAPSKK